TCCTATTTTTGAATAAGGTCCTACGCTGCAAGCCCTCACCCTGTCTTTTAAAGTTTCAACTACATCTTCAGTTAGATACCTCGAATCGGTTCTTGGATACGTAAGCACTTTATGTCTCTCATATAGTAACTGCATTGTGTTTAACGTTTCCTTTGCCGAAAAATTATACATGTTGTTGGCATCTCTTTGAAGCTCAGTTAAGTCATACAGCAATGGAGCCTGCTTAAAAGATTTTTTTCGGGATATATCAGTAATTTCAATTTTTTTATTTGAAATTTTGCTAATTATTTTATCGCATTTTTCAGCGTTAAACGTTTTTGTATCATTGTTTTTATCGTGCCATTTAAATTTAAATCCTCCAGCCGACAGTTCTATACCGTAAAATTTCGAGGGTTTAAATTCTCGTATTTCATCTTCCATAGCTGCGATCATGGCAATTGTCGGGGTTTGCACTCTTCCACAGGATAGCTGAGCATTATATTTCGACGTCAATGCTCTTGTAGCATTAATTCCAACAATCCAGTCAGCTTCTGCACGCGCTTCTGCTGATTTATATAAATTATCGTACTGTGCAGCATCTCTTAATCCGCTGAAACCGTCCTTTATTGCTTTGTCAGTTACTGAAGAAATCCAAAGCCTCTTAATAGGTTTTCTCACTTCGGCTTTTTCAATAATCCATCTTGCAACAAGTTCTCCTTCTCTTCCTGCATCAGTTGCAATTACAATTTGTGTTATATCTTTTCTCAGCATAAGACTTTTTACTACACCAAACTGTTTCCTGGTTTTTTTAATCACTTCTGTTCGCATTCTTCGCGGAATGATAGGAAGATGCTCTAGCTCCCATCGAGCATATTTTGAATCATAGCTTTCAGGATCAGCCAGCGTTACAAGATGCCCCAGTGCCCATGTTACGATGTATTCCTTGCCTTCAACATAACCGTTTGAACTTTTGTTACATTTTAAAACTTTTCCTATATCCTTCCCAACAGAAGGTTTTTCTGCCAATACTAAAATCATCTTACTTTTCCTTTGTTTTTGATAAATATTATTGTAACACATTATTGTAAATTTAAAAATATATATTTAAAAATAACTCATCACAAAAAATCAAAAAGAAACCTTTTACGGTTTCTCAAATTTTGCAACAAAACTTTTATATCTTATTTTTATATCTTATATTATTCCTCAAAATCATCTTCATTATCTTCATTATCTTCAACATCTCTTTTTCTGTTGTTTTCTGTCTTTATATGTTCTAATTTTGTAACAGATACTTCATATGCTGTCTTCGTTTCATAGGTATCGTTTTCACATTTTTTCTGATATTTCCTGCTCTGAATTCTTCCCCATATTTTTATATGGTCTCCAACCTCTAACTTTTCACAGTACCTAGCATTTCTCCCCCACGCTATGCATGGTATATAGTCTGATTTGTTATATGACCTGTTAACAGCAATCAGCATATCTGTAATTTCTCTGCCGAAAGGCGTAGTTCTGAATTTTGTTTCTTTGCAGAGATATCCATTAAGAAAAACTTCATTTGGGTGCCTTATTAGTTCTTCAAATTCGTCACCGGGTAGCAGTATATCTCTTACAAATACTCTAAGAAGAAGTTTATTGCTTGTTTCTTCATATCTGTTATAGGATCTGAATTGACCGTCAATAACAATGAAATTTCCGGGACTCATGTCAATATCATTTATCAGCCTTTCAGATATTATAACAGGCAGCAAATCCTTGGTGTCGCTTAATCTAGGTACTTCCATAGAAAATTCGTAGAACTTTTCTCCGAATACTTCGTGGCTGAATTCCAAATTACTGTTTATTTTTCCGACAATCCTTATATAGTTTGACTGCATCTGTTTATCGTTCATATTTACTTTTTCCCCCTATAATTTGTCTTATATATACCATACTATTCATTGCAATTTAATATATGCTTTATATAATAAAAAAAATTGCTGTTGACAATTACTTTGCACCACATTAATACGGTTTAAGAAAATGTATTGAAGTTTAGTTTTTTATGTTATATAATAATTTGAGTAAATTTGGATTTGTAAGAAACGAAAGGACGGTAATACGTTTTATGAAATTAGGAATAGTAGGGCTTCCAAACGTAGGCAAAAGTACATTGTTTAATGCAATAACTTCAGCAGGAGCTGAATCTGCAAATTATCCATTTTGTACAATTGAGCCCAATGTTGGTGTAGTGGAAGTTCCAGATAAAAGATTGAACTTTTTAACTAAAATGAGCAATTCAGGAAAAACGGTTCCTGCAGTTATAGAATTTTTTGATATAGCCGGGCTTGTGAAAGGAGCCAGCAAAGGCGAGGGGCTTGGAAACAAATTTCTTTCACATATCAGAGAAGTTGAGGCTATAGTCCATGTTGTAAGATGCTTTGATGATGAAAATGTAATACATGTGGAAAGTTCAGTAAACCCAATAAGAGATATAGAAATAATTGAGCTTGAGCTTGTGCTGGCAGATCTGGAAGTGATGGCAAAAAGACTTGAAAGGCTAAGCAAGCTGGTTAAAAATGACAAATCGCTTCTACCTGAGCTTGAGCTTGTAAAGAAAATAGTAAGTGCGCTGGAAAATGAAAAGCAAGCAAGATTCTTAGATTATACAGATGAAGAGCTGAAACTGCTTAAAACCTTTAATCTGATTACTGCTAAGCCTGTACTTTATGCTGCAAATGTTGATGAAGACTACCTTTCAGACCCTTCAGAAAACAAATATGTTGAAGATGTAAAAAAACACGCTGCCCAAGATAACTCAGAAGTTATTACTGTTTGCGGAAAAATAGAAGAAGAAATTTCAGTTCTGGAAGATGATGAAAAAATTGAGTTTCTCCAAGAGCTGGGGCTTGAAGAATCAGGACTCGATAAACTAATAAGAGCAAGTTATAAGCTTCTAGGATTGATTAGCTTTTTTACAACAGGTCCCATGGAGTCCAAAGCTTGGACAATTATAGACGGAACCAAAGCTCCACAGGCAGCCGGAAAAATTCATTCCGATATAGAAAGAGGATTTATCCGTGCAGAAGTAACCTCATATGAGGATGCCGAAAAATATGGAACCATGCAGGTTGTTAAAGAAAAAGGTCTGATGCGCCTGGAAGGAAAGGAATATACTGTACAAGACGGAGACATCATCCTATTTAGGTTTAATGTATAGACAAAAAATTATAAAAAGAGTTTGAGTTCAGTTTAGCCCAAACTCTTTTTTATAAACTTAGGGGGTTGAAGTTTTGGGTTATAAAATATATGCAGTATTGATTATTTTAACTTTTGGTTTTACTTTTTTTGAGATTTTCAATATCAGTTCAAGAATTAAGAAAAGATTAATTGAAGAAATAATCATATTAAATTATAATATTAGCAATTTTATATATGCTTTTATCTATATTATAATACTAATATCTTGGCTTGTATTGCTGAACAATAAAATACGAAACGTTAATTTTCTAATAGCGGGAAATTATATTCGTAATATTTTTCAATTACTTGATTTTGAAGCCTTGAGATCTGCAAAGGAATATTTCTATGAAAATAATATGGTAGCGCACTTTTATCAAACGGTGATATTTATAAAAGATTTTCCAAATTATTTATTTTGGTCCAGCTTTTCCTTATGTATGTCAATTCTATTCCTTTATAAGGGTTTTCAGAAAAATAGAATTTACGAAAGCGGCATCATGCATAACTGTAAAATAATTAAATGGCCTGGTATTAAGAATTATATATGGAGTGACCCGTACAAAAGTAAAGTACTTGATAAAAATGAATATTGTAAACTTATAATTGATTTGCCGACTTTTTTTAATTTAAACACAAAAGTAAAATTAAAAATTAAATGCGAAACAAAAGATGCAGTCGATAATATTTTAAACATTCATACGAATATAAAATCATAAAAACAATATCATATAGGCTAAAACCGCTTTAACTAAGCTTAAAGCGGTTTTCCGTAATTCCTAAATATTTTTGTTATATGACTCCAGATATTCAAAAGCATTCTTTATCATTTCCGGTGTAACTTTGTACGGATAATGACGCACGTCTATACCTTTCAATGCCTTTTCTATTACACTATCCACATCGTCCATTGAGCAATGTATATCTTCAAGCTTTGTGGGCAAACCTATAGTTTTGTTGAAATTAAAAATTCGTTCAAATTCCTTTTCTTGTTTATCAACTATGAGCAAAATTAAAATACCATATGAAACTATTTCACCATGCAAATGTCCATATTTCTCAATTTGCGGTATTATTGTAAACCCGTTGTATATTGCATGTGCAAGGCCTGTTGTTATATCTATGCTAACAAGATTTGAAACAAAACCTGTTGATATAATAACACCAAGTATTATTTCTTCCAATTCACTAGATACCCTATTATTTTTACAATCATCCAAGGCTTTAATTCCATATTTTACAAAGGGTTTACTGCACATATTTGCCACGTACACACCCATCGCCTGTGAATGTTTCAGTTCATCTCCTCTGCTGGATACAGAACTTTCATAATATTTCGCCATGGAATCGCCTATTCCTGCCCAAAGATATTTATCAGACGCCTGCGCTATTATTTCGCTGTCGATAAATATGTGAGTTGCCGGAATAGTTGAAAATGAATATTCTCTCAATGATCCGTCTGGATGATATAATATACCAAGGCTAGTACATGCAGCACATGTAGATGCTATAGTAGGAAACGTAAAGAATTTCCTGTTAGTCCTTTGAGCCAGCACCTTACATGTATCCATTGCTTTGCCTCCCCCAACAGCGAAAATCATGTTTGCCTCAATCACTTCGGGTATGGAATTCAATCTTTCGATGTTTTCCACCGAAGCTTCTCCTCCGTATGGGAAAAAGCCTGTGATTTCAAGCTCACTTCCTTTTACAGACTCCTGAATTTTATTTTTAGCGGCATTTATAGCTCTTTC
Above is a window of Sedimentibacter sp. MB35-C1 DNA encoding:
- a CDS encoding iron-containing alcohol dehydrogenase family protein → MNTQLFPGYTIGPDAYKEVVKICSPFGKKAVVIGGERAINAAKNKIQESVKGSELEITGFFPYGGEASVENIERLNSIPEVIEANMIFAVGGGKAMDTCKVLAQRTNRKFFTFPTIASTCAACTSLGILYHPDGSLREYSFSTIPATHIFIDSEIIAQASDKYLWAGIGDSMAKYYESSVSSRGDELKHSQAMGVYVANMCSKPFVKYGIKALDDCKNNRVSSELEEIILGVIISTGFVSNLVSIDITTGLAHAIYNGFTIIPQIEKYGHLHGEIVSYGILILLIVDKQEKEFERIFNFNKTIGLPTKLEDIHCSMDDVDSVIEKALKGIDVRHYPYKVTPEMIKNAFEYLESYNKNI
- the ychF gene encoding redox-regulated ATPase YchF — encoded protein: MKLGIVGLPNVGKSTLFNAITSAGAESANYPFCTIEPNVGVVEVPDKRLNFLTKMSNSGKTVPAVIEFFDIAGLVKGASKGEGLGNKFLSHIREVEAIVHVVRCFDDENVIHVESSVNPIRDIEIIELELVLADLEVMAKRLERLSKLVKNDKSLLPELELVKKIVSALENEKQARFLDYTDEELKLLKTFNLITAKPVLYAANVDEDYLSDPSENKYVEDVKKHAAQDNSEVITVCGKIEEEISVLEDDEKIEFLQELGLEESGLDKLIRASYKLLGLISFFTTGPMESKAWTIIDGTKAPQAAGKIHSDIERGFIRAEVTSYEDAEKYGTMQVVKEKGLMRLEGKEYTVQDGDIILFRFNV
- a CDS encoding single-stranded DNA-binding protein, which codes for MNDKQMQSNYIRIVGKINSNLEFSHEVFGEKFYEFSMEVPRLSDTKDLLPVIISERLINDIDMSPGNFIVIDGQFRSYNRYEETSNKLLLRVFVRDILLPGDEFEELIRHPNEVFLNGYLCKETKFRTTPFGREITDMLIAVNRSYNKSDYIPCIAWGRNARYCEKLEVGDHIKIWGRIQSRKYQKKCENDTYETKTAYEVSVTKLEHIKTENNRKRDVEDNEDNEDDFEE